The following nucleotide sequence is from Salvia splendens isolate huo1 chromosome 2, SspV2, whole genome shotgun sequence.
CtttgaatcattttgatttacaatccaagttgattcccgacttcgttcttataatttttgaacacttcaattgcttcatctttacttcttaaaaaataaagatatcaacatcttgtgcaatcatctatgaacttgataaagtattttataccacttctagtttgtacgaattttaaatcacatgCATCAATGTGAATTTTCAAGGGGTTTCATGTTTCGTTCAATAGAATGAAACGATAATCTAGTCATTTTCGCTTCAAGACAAATCTCGCATTTGTTTTGGGTATTGACTTCTTTTGTCTTTAGTAAATCCAGGTTTACTAAACTTTTATAGCATTAGGATTCACATGTCCTAATCTATAATGCTACAAATAGGAGGAAGTATTGGTATTTTCATTATTAGTTAATGGCTTTTCAACACGGCAAATAGCCGATACACTTTGTTTAAAAAGACTCTCGGTTACATAAtattttccgatggattttccaaactatATACTCATAGAACTTATCAGACTCGAATACAAGTTTTAACCCTTATTTACAAGTATTTATCCAAACTAGGTTCTTGTGTATGTCCGGGAAATGTACCACTTCCTTCAGAGTGATTATCACGTcggacgtcatcttgaggaccACATCTCCAACGTCGACACATTTAGACGAGGCTTGGTTCCCCATGTTGAGCTTCCTCCCCTCAACGGTGTTGTAAGTGTAGAACTTACTTCTATCGGCATACACGTGGGCAGTGACGCCCGTGTCGATATACCAACCATATTTGTTCTCGACGTGGTTGACTTCTTCAGTTATTACGGCGGCTATTTTGCCTTTGGCATGTTTGATAAAGTTGGCTCCACCAAGCTTCTTGGCTGGTGGCTTCATCTTTCTCCCGACATATGGACGGGTGCCAAATGTCTCCCGTCATCTCCCATGGAATGGGCGGGTGCCAAATGTCTCCCTACATTTTTCAAGACACGGACGGGTGTCAAACGTCTCCCGATAATTTCTAAGGGACCGACgtgtgccaaatgtctcccgacatttgCTAAGGCACGAACGAGAGCCAAATGTCTtcccatgtctcccgacgaacgaGAGACCGACGAGTGCAAAATTTGCTCTAGACATCTCCTAAGAGACGAACGGGTGTAGAATTTGCTCCCGACATTTCCCACGGCACAAATGTGTATCATACGTCTCTCGACATTTCCTAAGGGACTGGCgtgtgccaaatgtctcccgacattttTTAAGGCACTTATGGGAGCGAAATGTCTCCACATATCTCCCGACATTTTGAAGACCCGGACGGGTGAGAAATGTCTCCCAACATTTCCCATGCCACGGACGGGAGTTGAATATCCCGCATGTCTCCTgacgaacgggagacgtcccttgAGACCATTGGGACACGCCCAACGACCCTATCCTTGGGGACGACGGGAGACGTCCCATTGGACTTCCCTGTCATTGAACATTCACGAGGTTTCTTCCCCACATTGGAGTCAAtcgtgttgatcccaaaggCATCAACTATCGTGTTGGACCCGACGGTCCCAACACTTAATCCATTAGAGGATTCTATGGAGACACTAAACGTGGAACCACTAGTTCTCGTGTTGGCCCCAAAGGCTCCAACACACGTGTTGATCCCGAAGGCCTCAACACTTGATCCATTGGAGGATCTCACGGAACCACTAATAGTGGAACCATCATTTAGAGTGTTggcccgaaggccccaacacccaTGTTGTCCCCGAAGGGTCCAACACCCGATCCAATAAAGAATCGTACGGAACCActtgtccagagcctttgtcctagcggcaaggagcttagacattattgcatgaggtgccgagttcgagccatcttgacatcagttgtaatttcctcctatctatagtataggagtttatttgtaatttcctcccttatataggagttaattttaaaaaattaataaaaaaagaatcgTACAGAACCACTTACTGTGGAACCATCGGTGCCACTCAAGGTGGATGCACCAGTCGACCCAAATGGGTTAGTAAGCGCTCAAGGCGCTTGGGTAATCAAGGGTAGCGATGTGGACTCGACGGGAGTCGTGGTCACAGCGGGGACCCGACGGGGAACAGTGGGCACGTCGGTGTTGGAGTCGGGGAAAGTGGCGAAGGCGATCCTTCTCCATGCTAAGGTattagtttcgaaagttttagattcattttaaagtccaaactccttcttcaacggcaagaatatctcgtcttgcgattgtttgGTTGAAAATTGactgtgatacaaagatacactaaccgggcgtaatacaaaccaaagaagaatggagaaattaaacggaaataaactgaattgaaattacaaagaacAATTCGAAATAATAAATCGTAAAGATGTAAGCTGAGTCAAgaagtcctctttccgcaaggcgagatacgccccggtagtgctctcggtttggcgtgtcgtccccaaagttaaaacggcttcgtctctgaagcagcagcaccgctagcagcagggctccggcgaacgggagtatgGCAgaggcagagcttcgacgggaagattatgcagagagggagagagcgtgtatgcaagaatgcttgagtttgttctatcttgaatgcaatggatacatgcctatttataggccaagtccacccgcaggggTTGCTGGAGTCAACAGACATAATGTCTGTCATCAAGGCCACTGACCGTAACCGtcgggggttactgactggtacactagccgttgggaactgaagagacacgatgcatATGGACACACTACatgacgggatacaccatggaccgtcggggtccatcggggaccttttatCTCTACCACCTTGAGTCGGggtccgtcggggatagcgtggagtttgaggtggtctaaaaagaacaagcggggcttgaaccacgctcgacgaccagctccaaagaacagcccaaagaccgcACAAGGCACAAGGGCACACGGCGCCCGGTGCACGGTTCATGGGTCACGGTACGCGGCTCGCGGCTCgagggcgggcggcggcgcacgcatgtgggctctgtcacccatcttattccacgatatttattacacataataattcatcttattaaatacttcctcaaagaagtttatcatcccaaatgtgggataattaacacttagttaattaatcccttagtttttctcatagctcatttctagctttattgtgactaactttaatatattatttctcactcaccgggaattggatttgagaaaatgaatatgctacggtcatctactcggaacgtagatcgacgctattacatttaatttcacaaaattaaatgtcttgtattatttattattagtcaaagtcgtttgaccaagcacgattccaacagaAAGTATGGCACCAAATTGATAAGGACATGTGAAATAATTCTTGTTTCCATTTATTTCTTCCATATTATAGAATAATCCAGAgttaaaataaagataattttaATGGAAAATTGTAGAAATGGCTATAAATAAAACCCCAAACCCCTCATTCGGATGTAGGCAGGCAACGGGATATTCTAACTAAGATAATAAAACTAGACAATTAGTGAATTAAGGATAAGGATATACCATAACActcctatgttttttttacCATAAGCTTAATTTAATTATAGATTAATATATtcttatattaaataaaataaaaattaaataaatatatagtatGTGTCAATTTATCATAAAAGGGAAGTTAAAATATATAGTATGTGTCAGTCTATGGGAATTGATATGTTGGTTTTTATTTAACCGTCCGATAATTGGTTATGATTTCAAAAGTGGAATTGACAATCCGATTAAAACAAGATATCCATCCCTATGGAAAGTTGGTATTTTCAAATATGATAGCCCAATACATTGAAGTTTCAATATTGTTAGTCACCCCTAATTACAGCTTTAGACTATCTAAAAATTAGAACATGattcataatattatttaaCATTTAATCCTATCAAAGTAAATATGGAAAATTGAACTTAGTTGCATCTCTAGGGGTTTCCTCTCTTCcctcctaaaatctctccaatgCAGTGACTTCCATTACccctccatctctctctcctcATTACCGCGCCCATGCATGCTCTCTCCTCTCATCGACATCCAacctccaaaaaaaaaatatccaaaGTTCCTCCCTGTCCTCTTTCCTAGGGCGCCCTCGCCGGCTCCCTCCCTAAACCAATGGGCAACTGCTGCTCCCAGCCTGACGCCACCGACACCCTTCCTGACGACAACACCGTCCCCACCAACGATGATGCAACCGATACCACCGCTCCTGAAGCCCCCCAGATGACCCCTCCCGCATCCGAATCCCCAAAAGCCGGTTCACCAAAGGCCGCTTCTCCCGCAAAGGCTGGTTCACCAAAGGCTGGGCAGATGATGGGGACGGTCCTGGGGCGAGCGATGGAGGACATCAACAAGCACTACACGATTGGGGAAGAGGTGGGGCGGGGGGAGTTTGGGGTGACCCATCTTTGCACGGACAAGAAGACGGGGGAGCAGTTCGCGTGCAAGATCATAGCGAAGCACAAGCTGGAGAGCAAGGAGGACATGGAGGATGTACGGAGGGAGGTGCAGATCATGTACCATCTCACGGGGCAGGAGAACATTGTGGACTTGAAGGGAGCCTACGAGGATGCGCACTCGGTCCATCTCGTGATGGAGCTTTGCGGCGGCGGGGAGCTCTTTGATCGGATCGTTACCAAAGGCCATTACACCGAGAAGGAGGCCGCGACGCTCATGAGAACCATTGTCCAGATCGTGCACACTTGCCATATGATGGGAGTCATTCATAGGGATCTCAAGCCAGAGAACTTCTTGATGTTGAATAAGGACGAAGATTCGCCAGTCAAGGCTACAGATTTCGGCCTCTCCGTGTTTTATAAACCAGGAGATGAATTGAATGACGTTGTCGGAAGCGCGTATTACATAGCTCCTGAGGTATTGAAAAGAAGCTATGGAGCAGAAGCTGATGTTTGGAGTATTGGTGTCATGCTTTACATTCTTCTTTCTGGGGTTCCTCCTTTTTGGGCAGGTACGTTACATTAGTTTAATATTTTCTGCTTTGGACAAGCCTGCACGCATTTATTTCTGTATCATTCCCCTTAACAATATTTCCAACTTCAAGAGAAATACAGTCTAATAAAGGCAAGGTGGTATTGAATTCTAGGTAAGTAAACATTAGTTTATATATTCTGTTTTGGGCAAGTTTGCACGGTTTTATTTTTTGATCATTCTAAAAAATCCTCAAACTAGTTAGAATTAGACCATAATTATATACTGCTTCCAACTTCAAGGGAAATTCAATCTAATAAAAGCAAGGTGGTGTTGAATTTTGGGTGCAGAATCGGAGGCGGAGATATTCAACGCGATTCTAGAGGGACACGTAGATTTCTCAGCGGACCCATGGCCGACCATTTCGAATGGGGCAAAGGACCTAGTGAGTAAGATTTTAGCTTCAGACCCCACCCAAAGGCTCACAGCAGCCCAAGTGCTCAGTAAGTATATCTATTCTtggggatgtaatcaaatgcaaactctaaatatcatacaaatttcaaatcatgatctggaccgttagaaaatgtcatcaaatgacaaaataacagcaacaaaaaatttcagcacgttgacatcaaaatcttgaaattttactaTTTGTTGACATAGTGTTGACaggagtttgcattttatcactgcCATATAATTTTGTTTGTCAATTGCATAGCATTTTGTGAGAATATGTATACATATAATTGCATTGCAGATCATCCTTGGATTAAGGAGGAAGGAGAAGCACCAGATACTCCACTGGACAACGCGGTCCTCAGCCGGCTGAAACAATTCAGAGCTATGAATAAGTTCAAGAAGGTAGCGTTGCGAGTGATCGCGCGGTGCTTGTCGGAGGAAGAAATCATGGGGCTGAAACAAATGTTCAAGGGGATGGATACGGATAACAGCGGAACGATAACCCTAGAAGAGCTGAAGCAAGGATTGTCGAATTCCGAAACAAAGCTCACCGAAAATGAACTCCAACAATTGATGGAAGCTGCGGATGCCGATGGAAATGGCACCATAGACTATGAGGAATTCATTACAGCAACAATGCACATGAATAGAGTGGATAGAGAGGAACATCTTTACACTGCCTTTCAATTCTTCGACAAAGACAACAGCGGgtaattttcatttcatttcattctcattctcattcatGCACTCCTCTTTTCATGACTATAACTTGCTCATTTCTTTTCAAATTACTGTCAGCTACATTACCATTGAAGAACTAGAGCATGCTCTCAAAGAATTTGGCATGTCTACTCACAAGGACATCAATGAAATCGTCTCCGAAGTCGATGCTGATAATGTAAGAATAATACTCCCTTGTCCCAGCCTAAGTGACATGTTTCTTTTCGcacgtgttttgtgaaaatgttaatgaatagttaaagtaggggaaagtaaagtaagagagataataatgtagaatagagtaagagagagattGATGTAGATGAGAGTttcttctacattattctctttcttacatTACTTCCTCTCACTTTAGCTATTTAGTATCAATTTCACAACACAAGAGCGATaaagaaatgtgtcacttagGCTGGAACGGATACAGTAATAAACTAGTGATGGATTACATGTTTAAAAAATATGCAGGATGGGCGGGTGAACTACGAAGAATTTGTAGCTATGATGAAGAAAGGTAATCCAGATAAGGCGgtaaagaaaagaagaagtggTGTTTTTACCGAAGGCCCCCAAGAGTAATTTATGagtatttatttgtgtattttcTAAACTAAATAGGCAAATATGTTGTCGTTGATGGAGGGAAGTGATACTAATATGATAGGCTTTATGTACATATATAATTAGATTGTATTGTAGCATTTTTCTAAGCTTAACATGTATAATGATGTCTAAGAGAGGAAAAAGAAAAGGGCTCACTCTTGCTCTTCTATTCCTCTTAGTAACTGAGTGATATTGCATAACACTAAGCTCATTCTCTACCTCAAtactacactacactacactacactacGTGTTCATTCATTCAACAACTAAACAAGAAAGtgatatattaatttattgtaGTCGAAAATGGTTTgtagttttcattttaatttaatgtcGTTCGACACACATAAAAAGAACTCACCAATTAATGTCTCTTTGAGTCAAATTTGATTACTAGTGTTTTATTATTATCCACAAATGCAACATgctttgttttattattatccACAAATGCAACATGCTTATTGGGCTTGATTTCTGAAATAGTACTCTTTTAACTTCTACTAAGTTCCAtagcatttcatttttttcactcatttttaaaaaatagtactaataaataactaaagtgggagggaaagaataaagtaagaaagataataatgtagagaataatcttatctatgatatttctttcttactttactctttctccagtttaactatttataattaattttccaaaataagtgtaaaaaatgaaatgatctACTAGAGTATTTGTTAGGACTGTAACTCTGTAAGTGCTACCAACAACAGATGAGAGATGGGACCAACCACTTGGTTTTTACCTAATTTCAGTTTGGGGAAATCTGGTTATAATTTTCTTGGATTAGAAATTTGTAAGAAACTCAATCATGATATCATGTCTATAGAGATACCGGAAGAAAAGGAAAGGATGCTGgcacataacaaaaaaaaaacaaaacaaagtaGAAGAATAAAAGTCGTTGAGATGTTTAACGCATTTTGGCTCTGGCAAAAAGCACTCCTGCCAACAAAcctatgagagagagagagagaatataaGACAAGAAATGTATAATGTAGTACATGGTACTGATAAAAtgtaaactctatatattgtataaATTTCAAACTATGATTTGTACCATATGGTTAGATTTCAAGATTTAATGTCAGTAGACAGAAATAACGTCAACGGAATATGTTAACACAACGTCAATAGATTGACAATGTTGATGTCGTGTTGATTTTTCTGTTGACGCTATTTGTCATCTGTTGCcatcaaatcttgaaatctaaCGGTACATATCATattttggagtttgtacaatatatagattTTGCattttgcatttgattacatctcaTCCCATGTTGTACATAATGAGTGTTGAAGTTGTGAACAAGTTACCAAAGAGAATGCTAGCAGAATTTTCCAAGCTGGTAGGCACTTTGAATAGGAGAATTCCGGCAACGGAGAGCGGTATCTTGTTTAGGGACCCCACCAGGCTGAAACAGCCGATAATACTGAGTCCATTGTGACGCGGTCTTAAAAACTTCTattcatttatcaataaaaaagaATACCTGTATGTTGTAGCTCCCGTTTGATGGAGAAACCACATCGAGGTGAAGCTGATCGCTAGACCCAACAATCCGCTAAACGTCATCACAACCCAGAACCAACCCGATCTCAACAATGACCTGTCGTACGCAACCAAACATATTTTATGTATCAATCTATTCGTACCCCATTACCATACTCACTTACTATTAACCactcccttcgttccacgataattaagtaatttttcattttttgtgttcattttagaaaaatgagaATATTGTAGAGAATagtactttctctccactttaactatttattcatttttctaaaacgaaaacagaaaatgaaatgatcaACTaccatggaacggagggagtacttacgTTTCTACAAGATAATCCACCTCCTTGAAACCACAAACAAGCATAACTCCTAGAGGCAATGACAGGCTATTGTTTAGCATCACCATCGAGAATTCATTCAACTCTCCCGATTTAGTCACTTGCTTCGCTGTATCCATCACCCTACGCAACGTCAACTTCACCAAAACAACAATTCACTATTTCAATTCTAATACTCCATAACTCGTTTCAACAACACAAGATCACTTACGGAGTAAGAAGCTGTCAACAAACAATTGATCAACTGCCAAGTGTATCCAGTCGCATCAAACGACAGATCAGTGAATCCTCCTGATATTGCTGAGATTATCTACATAACAGGACCAAACAACATCACCTTTACTTGATTGCATGCACACTCAAATGCAGCGTAGCAACTACTTTGAGAGCTCGAATGTTTACTTCTCATCAGTAGGATTCAAATTACTCAGCTTAAAAAATATGCTCCTATGTTTTCTACAACATACCATTAAGAAAAGGGCTGCCCATACTCTGTTATCGTGGTGCTTGTTAAATAGATACATTTCACCAACAGCAGTCATCACGTTCGTCACATTCTTCAGAACAGTAACCATAGCCACATTTATGTATTTTAGACTGCAATCAAACATGGAAATCAAGTCACCAAATAGTTTGATGAAGAAAGCAATTATTGCTCAACCTTATATCTTAATGTGTGGCATAAATGAACAAAAAGCTATGCTGTTTAATCAAGCAATTTAGTACGTGAGTTTAATCAAGAAGATCTCACAACAGTCGAGTGCAAGATTATGTGAACGCGCATAGCATAACTGCTTCTGATGTTAAGATGATGAAATTAAGGGTTTAGCTATCTGCAAATATATAAACTATGACCATATCCCAGTTTTTATCCAACTCAAAAAAATTGGTTAAAAATACGCAAAATTAATCAGCTTTCGAATTTGACCTGAACCCAAACATCGCTGGCCAATAACTCGATTCTCCAGAGTCTGATGAAAACCCGAAAATACAGTTGGAAAGCACTCAATGATAGCTTTTTAATGGCATGTGGTACAGGACTCCAAAGTTCgtccaaaaaaaagaagaaacgaTTTAATTAGTTTCATTAGAGAAACTTTCATGTTCTTCCTCGTCCACTCTCCATGACCAAAACCCAATACTATGAGTACCATTAGAAAGCTACCATCTAGAGCTTTCCAACGGTACCGTGGCATTTCCCAACATACTCTGAGAAATTAAGTTATTGGCTTGCAAAAATTGGACTCCTACCAAATTCTGAAACTTAtaaaatgtgtattttattcAACCAAGAGTTCTGTGTTAGTTGAAAACTTGAATCTGGCCATAGCTTGTGTATTTACAGACAATTAACCCTAAAACTAATGTAAAAACTGAGATAGAAAGATGAAAGATTTGTACCTAAACATACTCGTAACAAGCATCCCCACAAATATAACATTGACGGGCAACCAGACCTTGATCAATCTCCACGTGAGCGGTTCCGTTTTGATTATGCCAAAGATACTTAAACCTGAGACAACAACTACTGCTACAAAATTCTGCAAGCATGAACAAACATATATATCAATGAACGTGGGAATGGTTTGAATCAACAGAACCTAATTAGAGTCTTGTAAGAAAATTTTGGATGGAAAAATTTACGAAAGGAGAAACTTATATGGAAGGTAACCTGGTACAGCATCAAAGATATTCCGGCATTAAAGTCATAACTGGAGAGGACATACTTGTTAACCAGTATCATTCCACACGAGGAAAGGCAGTAGGAGATGCCAGAGAGCAATGCTTGGTTGTGTAATGCCGGCCTTCTTCTACTTTGGAATCCTCGTTCTCTGTCCTTATTGAACCTCCCATTCTCCACGTCAATCTCCTCGTTGTTTATCTTCATCCCTAAAGTAGATCTGGTGAAAAGGAGAATAGAGTTCAACAAGTATGGTCGTCGGAGTCGTTTCAATCATTGGAGCCTCATTTGAAAAGTATTTTACAACAGTCAATATATAGTGAAAGTTGAAATAAGTGTCGTTTCCAAATTTTGACAAGTTCCGTGTAACTATGTCTTAGAATGGTTAatcaaatgacaaaataaacaTATTCTAAACACGACAAAGATCAATAATGAATGGTATGAGAGCTATGAAGCGCGGTGAAGATGAATTCATTTCAGTAAAATAGAGTTCATTCATGAACATATTAGTCGCAGTCATATTCCTAGCTTGGGAAAGACATCCTTTTGGTGAAGACCGATTTGAGGCCAACTCGAATTCCCAAGAACTTTCTTGATCATTACCACTTCAATAGATCCCCTTTATATAggttgagttttaagaaagTAGGCTAACGCATGCCAGAAATTTGTTTCGAACATGTAAGAAAATAGCGTCTAAACACTATCCAATCAAAAACCCATACAAGCACCTCTATTTAAGGACGAATACAGTGTGGTTTTTACAGGATCCTTCACGGGGAATCATTTCAAGTTTCATCAAAAAGATTGTTTGGAATGAAGGAAACAGGAAATGAATACCTGCTGGCTATTGCTCTACTAATTGGACTCGACGCCTGATCCATGGAGCCATTTAAATGGTGACTCGCAATGCCTCTTTCTTCGCGTGGAGATTCCATAAAGAGGATCAGGCGAAACTAATGCCCGATACGAGATCAGCTGCAGATATTCGATGAACAATATAGCACGAAAGGAATTTCCTATAAGATCAATCCAGAGTTGCAAGAACTGCATAAATTATAACCACTCAAACAGTTCCCAATTCATACACACAGAATCTTGCACACTGCTCCACTTTAAACAGCTGGAAAGCATAGTATTTCAGTTTGATCACACAATAAAGAATGCTCAATCATTTGTATTTAACAAACACCCTAACCAACTTAAGCTCATTTATCATATTGCCATTTTTGGATTGCATACAGATTTGTATATGCTACTATTTCCAATCAGATTCCAACCAATATATACATACAAGATGTCCCAATTTAGCATCACAATTCAGATTATAAGAAAACTCAATCTTCAACTTATTAACTAATCCAAAATCAGAGACCCTATAAATACAGAGCTCAATCAGCAAGATTTTTGAACAAAAGGGGTCAAATTACTAGAAATAAATGTAATCTCTTACAAAGATCACATTTTTAttaatccaaaattaaaaaatgaataattctCAATCTACAAATATACTCCACAAAACAGGTAAAATTAAATGGAACAATCGCATCACACCTAAGAAAGAAGGTAGAGAGAACAGAGCGAGAGAAGGGGATACCTAGGATTCGTTTACGACTTAAACACACAGCAATGCCAGTGGTGTGAATCAGCATTTGGAATCTTCCGGTGGGGAAAAGATGGAAAAGCTTtatgtgaatttgaagttgaGTGTAGTCAAACTCCATTTAAAAATGAGGCTACGTACTTCTCAAGAATTTAAATAACCTTTTCTTAAATTAGGGGAATTGGGATTGATGGAAATCAGATTCCCACCAGTGTTGACTATTTATGGAGTTTCAAATTATGAGTGAAGTGAACTTTAAAAATGGCATTCCCTCGTCCCACCGGGAGTAATGCAAATTTTTTTGGATATAGGGtttaagaaaattaatatatattgaCTTAAAGTGAAGAAACACTTGTAGCTAATGTTCCATTCATTTGTTGAGAGGAAGAAGGAGAGTTAGATCTTGTATAGTGTGACTCTTGAATGATCGTGTATTGTAATTTCTATTACAGATAGTGAAATCATTTTACcttgcccgtggacgtaggcttacGCCAAACCACGTAAAGTCTTCGTGTAGATTTACTTTCTTG
It contains:
- the LOC121765201 gene encoding GDP-mannose transporter GONST1-like, producing MESPREERGIASHHLNGSMDQASSPISRAIASRSTLGMKINNEEIDVENGRFNKDRERGFQSRRRPALHNQALLSGISYCLSSCGMILVNKYVLSSYDFNAGISLMLYQNFVAVVVVSGLSIFGIIKTEPLTWRLIKVWLPVNVIFVGMLVTSMFSLKYINVAMVTVLKNVTNVMTAVGEMYLFNKHHDNRVWAALFLMIISAISGGFTDLSFDATGYTWQLINCLLTASYSLTLRRVMDTAKQVTKSGELNEFSMVMLNNSLSLPLGVMLVCGFKEVDYLVETSLLRSGWFWVVMTFSGLLGLAISFTSMWFLHQTGATTYSLVGSLNKIPLSVAGILLFKVPTSLENSASILFGLLAGVLFARAKMR
- the LOC121762313 gene encoding calcium-dependent protein kinase 17-like → MGNCCSQPDATDTLPDDNTVPTNDDATDTTAPEAPQMTPPASESPKAGSPKAASPAKAGSPKAGQMMGTVLGRAMEDINKHYTIGEEVGRGEFGVTHLCTDKKTGEQFACKIIAKHKLESKEDMEDVRREVQIMYHLTGQENIVDLKGAYEDAHSVHLVMELCGGGELFDRIVTKGHYTEKEAATLMRTIVQIVHTCHMMGVIHRDLKPENFLMLNKDEDSPVKATDFGLSVFYKPGDELNDVVGSAYYIAPEVLKRSYGAEADVWSIGVMLYILLSGVPPFWAESEAEIFNAILEGHVDFSADPWPTISNGAKDLVSKILASDPTQRLTAAQVLNHPWIKEEGEAPDTPLDNAVLSRLKQFRAMNKFKKVALRVIARCLSEEEIMGLKQMFKGMDTDNSGTITLEELKQGLSNSETKLTENELQQLMEAADADGNGTIDYEEFITATMHMNRVDREEHLYTAFQFFDKDNSGYITIEELEHALKEFGMSTHKDINEIVSEVDADNDGRVNYEEFVAMMKKGNPDKAVKKRRSGVFTEGPQE